Proteins from a genomic interval of Gavia stellata isolate bGavSte3 chromosome 13, bGavSte3.hap2, whole genome shotgun sequence:
- the CPLX3 gene encoding complexin-3, which yields MAFMVKSMVGGQLKNLTGGLGGEEKSEGEKSPAEAQGMTREEYEEYQRQLVEEKMERDAQFAQRKAERATFRSHFRDKYRLPKNETDDNQIQLVGGDVELPKELAKMIEQDNEEEEEKNSVIGQLSNIQNLDLDSLKDKASATLEDLKQSAEKCAVM from the exons ATGGCGTTCATGGTGAAGAGCATGGTGGGGGGGCAGCTGAAGAACCTGACGGGCGGCCTGGGCGGCGAGGAGAAGAGCGAGGGCGAGAAGTCTCCGGCCGAGGCGCAGGGCATGACCCGTGAGGAGTACGAGGAATATCAACGGCAGCTGGTGGAGGAAAA GATGGAGAGAGATGCCCAGTTTGCCCAGCGCAAGGCGGAGAGGGCCACGTTCAGGTCCCACTTCCGAGACAAGTACAGGCTCCCCAAG AACGAAACGGATGACAACCAGATCCAACTGGTGGGAGGTGACGTGGAGCTGCCCAAAGAGCTGGCCAAGATGATCGAGCAGGAcaacgaggaggaggaagagaagaattcGGTTATCGGCCAGCTCAGCAACATCCAGAACCTGGACCTTGATTCCTTGAAAGACAAAGCTTCGGCCACGCTAGAGGACCTGAAGCAATCGGCTGAGAAGTGCGCCGTGATGTGA
- the CSK gene encoding tyrosine-protein kinase CSK isoform X1 yields the protein MSGMQAVWPSGTECIAKYNFHGTAEQDLPFSKGDVLTIVAVTKDPNWYKAKNKVGREGIIPANYVQKREGVKAGIKLSLMPWFHGKITREQAERLLYPPETGLFLVRESTNYPGDYTLCVSCEGKVEHYRIIYSSSKLSIDEEVYFENLMQLVEHYTTDADGLCTRLIKPKVMEGTVAAQDEFSRSGWALNMKDLKLLQIIGKGEFGDVMLGDYRGNKVAVKCIKNDATAQAFLAEASVMTQLRHSNLVQLLGVIVEEKSGLYIVTEYMAKGSLVDYLRSRGRSVLGADCLLKFSLDVCEAMEYLEANNFVHRDLAARNVLVSEDNIAKVSDFGLTKEASSTQDTGKLPVKWTAPEALREKKFSTKSDVWSFGILLWEIYSFGRVPYPRIPLKDVVPRVEKGYKMDAPDGCPAVVYEVMKKCWTLDPSHRPSFHQLREQLVHIKEKELYL from the exons ATGTCAGGGATGCAG GCCGTTTGGCCATCCGGTACGGAATGTATCGCCAAGTACAACTTCCACGGTACCGCtgagcaggacctgcccttcagCAAAGGAGACGTCCTTACCATTGTCGCTGTCACCAAG GATCCCAACTGGTACAAGGCGAAGAACAAGGTGGGCCGGGAGGGCATCATCCCCGCTAACTACGTGCAGAAGCGGGAAGGAGTAAAAGCTGGGATCAAGCTCAGCCTCATGCC GTGGTTTCACGGGAAGATCACGCGGGAGCAGGCGGAGCGGCTGCTGTACCCACCCGAGACGGGGCTTTTCTTGGTGCGGGAAAGCACCAACTACCCCGGGGACTACACCTTGTGCGTCAGCTGCGAGGGGAAGGTGGAGCACTACCGCATCATTTACTCCTCCAGCAAGCTGAGCATCGACGAGGAGGTCTACTTTGAAAACCTCATGCAGCTGGTGGAG cattACACCACGGACGCGGACGGGCTCTGCACCCGCCTCATCAAACCGAAGGTGATGGAGGGGACGGTGGCAGCGCAGGACGAGTTCTCCCGCA GCGGCTGGGCCCTCAACATGAAGGACCTCAAGTTGCTACAGATCATTGGCAAAGGGGAATTCGGAG ACGTGATGCTGGGGGATTACCGGGGGAACAAAGTCGCCGTGAAGTGCATTAAAAACGATGCCACAGCGCAAGCCTTTCTGGCGGAGGCGTCTGTGATGAC GCAGCTCCGACACAGCAACCTGGTGCAGCTCCTGGGGGTGATCGTGGAGGAGAAGAGCGGCCTTTACATCGTCACCGAGTACATGGCCAAG gGCAGCCTAGTAGACTACCTGCGGTCGCGCGGGCGGTCGGTCCTCGGTGCGGACTGCCTGCTGAAGTTCTCCTT AGACGTCTGTGAAGCCATGGAGTACCTGGAAGCCAACAACTTTGTCCACCGGGACCTGGCGGCGAGGAACGTCCTGGTCTCGGAGGACAACATCGCCAAGGTCAGCGATTTCGGGCTGACCAAGGAAGCCTCCTCCACGCAGGACACGGGGAAGCTGCCGGTGAAGTGGACAGCGCCAGAAGCACTTAGAGAAAAG AAATTCTCCACCAAGTCAGACGTGTGGAGCTTCGGGATCCTCCTCTGGGAAATCTACTCCTTCGGGCGAGTGCCTTACCCGAGAATC CCCCTGAAGGACGTGGTACCCCGCGTGGAGAAGGGCTATAAGATGGATGCTCCGGACGGTTGCCCCGCCGTCGTCTACGAGGTGATGAAGAAGTGCTGGACCCTGGACCCCAGCCACCGGCCGTCCTTCCACCAGCTCCGCGAACAGCTAGTGCATATCAAAGAGAAGGAGCTCTACCTGTGA
- the ULK3 gene encoding serine/threonine-protein kinase ULK3 has translation MAGTGWAPPRLDEFILTERLGAGTYATVYKAYRKRDTREVVAVKCVNKRSLNRASVENLLTEIQILKTIRHPHIVELKDFQWDSDHIYLIMEFCAGGDLSRFIRMRRILPEKVARIFLQQLACALKFLHDRNISHLDLKPQNILLSAPQNPQLKLADFGFAQHMSPWDEKHVLRGSPLYMAPEMVCRQQYDARVDLWSVGVILYEALFGRPPFASRSFAELEEKIRSDRAVELPSRPLLSPECRDLLGQLLERDPLKRISFERFFAHPFVDMEHVPGPESLCKATDLVVEAVKKDQEGDASAALSLYCKALEYFVPALHYESDARRKEAIRAKVGQYISRAEELKALVTSSSKSLLQQGNPAREILKEMAKDKPQLCAALEMASAAIAKEEEGKDDGDTLELYQQSLGELLLLLAAEPAGRRRELLHEEIQTLMARAEYLKDQMKMREAQSMGKEALAEPVRSACTLQ, from the exons ATGGCCGGGACCGGCTGGGCCCCGCCGCGCCTGGACGAGTTCATCCTCACCGAGCGGCTCGGCGCCGGCACCTACGCCACCGTCTACAAGGCCTACAGGAAG AGGGACACGCGCGAGGTGGTGGCCGTCAAGTGCGTGAACAAGAGGAGCCTCAACCGGGCGTCGGTGGAGAACCTGCTGACGGAGATCCAGATCCTGAAGACCATCCGCCATCCGCACATCGTGGAGCTCAAGGACTTccag TGGGACAGCGACCACATCTACCTGATCATGGAGTTCTGCGCCGGGGGGGATCTCTCTCGCTTCATCCGGATGCGCAGGATCCTCCCGGAGAAGGTGGCCCGCATCTTCCTGCAGCAGCTCG CCTGCGCCCTGAAGTTCCTCCACGACCGCAACATCTCCCACCTGGACCTCAAGCCGCAGAACATCCTCCTGAGCGCCCCGCAGAACCCCCAGCTGAAGCTGGCAG ACTTCGGATTTGCGCAGCACATGTCGCCGTGGGACGAGAAGCACGTTCTGCGGGGCTCCCCGCTCTACATGGCCCCCGAGATGGTGTGCCGCCAGCAGTACGACGCCCGGGTGGACCTGTGGTCAGTGGGCGTCATCCTTTACG AAGCGCTTTTTGGGAGGCCACCCTTCGCCTCCCGCTCCTTCGCCGAGCTGGAGGAGAAGATCCGCAGCGACCGGGCTGTCGAG ctgcccagCCGGCCCCTGCTCTCCCCGGAGTGCCGGGATCTCTTAGGACAGCTCTTGGAGAGGGACCCTTTGAAACGCATCTCCTTCGAGCGCTTCTTCGCCCACCCTTTCGTGGATATGGAGCACGTCCCTGGGCCCGAGAGCCTCTGCAAGGCG ACCGACCTGGTGGTGGAGGCGGTGAAGAAGGATCAGGAGGGGGACGCCTCCGCCGCCCTCTCCCTTTACTGCAAAGCCCTGGAGTATTTTGTGCCAGCTCTGCACT ATGAAAGCGATGCTCGCCGGAAAGAAGCCATCCGGGCCAAG GTGGGGCAGTACATCTCCCGAGCGGAGGAGCTGAAGGCGTTGGTCACCTCCAGCAGCAAGAGCCTCCTGCAGCAAGGGAACCCGGCCAGAGAGATCCTTAAAG AGATGGCCAAGGACAAGCCTCAGCTCTGCGCTGCGCTGGAAATGGCTTCTGCCGCCATCGCTAAG GAGGAAGAAGGCAAAGATGACGGTGACACCCTGGAGCTCTACCAGCAGAGCCTGGGggaactgctgctgctcctggccg CGGAGCCTGCGGGGAGGCGACGGGAGCTCCTCCATGAGGAG ATCCAGACCCTGATGGCCCGAGCTGAGTACCTGAAAGATCAGATGAAG ATGCGAGAGGCACAGTCCATGGGCAAGGAGGCGCTGGCAGAGCCCGTCCGGAGCG CCTGTACCTTGCAGTGA
- the CSK gene encoding tyrosine-protein kinase CSK isoform X2 — MSGMQAVWPSGTECIAKYNFHGTAEQDLPFSKGDVLTIVAVTKDPNWYKAKNKVGREGIIPANYVQKREGVKAGIKLSLMPWFHGKITREQAERLLYPPETGLFLVRESTNYPGDYTLCVSCEGKVEHYRIIYSSSKLSIDEEVYFENLMQLVEHYTTDADGLCTRLIKPKVMEGTVAAQDEFSRSGWALNMKDLKLLQIIGKGEFGDVMLGDYRGNKVAVKCIKNDATAQAFLAEASVMTQLRHSNLVQLLGVIVEEKSGLYIVTEYMAKGSLVDYLRSRGRSVLGADCLLKFSLDVCEAMEYLEANNFVHRDLAARNVLVSEDNIAKDTGKLPVKWTAPEALREKKFSTKSDVWSFGILLWEIYSFGRVPYPRIPLKDVVPRVEKGYKMDAPDGCPAVVYEVMKKCWTLDPSHRPSFHQLREQLVHIKEKELYL; from the exons ATGTCAGGGATGCAG GCCGTTTGGCCATCCGGTACGGAATGTATCGCCAAGTACAACTTCCACGGTACCGCtgagcaggacctgcccttcagCAAAGGAGACGTCCTTACCATTGTCGCTGTCACCAAG GATCCCAACTGGTACAAGGCGAAGAACAAGGTGGGCCGGGAGGGCATCATCCCCGCTAACTACGTGCAGAAGCGGGAAGGAGTAAAAGCTGGGATCAAGCTCAGCCTCATGCC GTGGTTTCACGGGAAGATCACGCGGGAGCAGGCGGAGCGGCTGCTGTACCCACCCGAGACGGGGCTTTTCTTGGTGCGGGAAAGCACCAACTACCCCGGGGACTACACCTTGTGCGTCAGCTGCGAGGGGAAGGTGGAGCACTACCGCATCATTTACTCCTCCAGCAAGCTGAGCATCGACGAGGAGGTCTACTTTGAAAACCTCATGCAGCTGGTGGAG cattACACCACGGACGCGGACGGGCTCTGCACCCGCCTCATCAAACCGAAGGTGATGGAGGGGACGGTGGCAGCGCAGGACGAGTTCTCCCGCA GCGGCTGGGCCCTCAACATGAAGGACCTCAAGTTGCTACAGATCATTGGCAAAGGGGAATTCGGAG ACGTGATGCTGGGGGATTACCGGGGGAACAAAGTCGCCGTGAAGTGCATTAAAAACGATGCCACAGCGCAAGCCTTTCTGGCGGAGGCGTCTGTGATGAC GCAGCTCCGACACAGCAACCTGGTGCAGCTCCTGGGGGTGATCGTGGAGGAGAAGAGCGGCCTTTACATCGTCACCGAGTACATGGCCAAG gGCAGCCTAGTAGACTACCTGCGGTCGCGCGGGCGGTCGGTCCTCGGTGCGGACTGCCTGCTGAAGTTCTCCTT AGACGTCTGTGAAGCCATGGAGTACCTGGAAGCCAACAACTTTGTCCACCGGGACCTGGCGGCGAGGAACGTCCTGGTCTCGGAGGACAACATCGCCAAG GACACGGGGAAGCTGCCGGTGAAGTGGACAGCGCCAGAAGCACTTAGAGAAAAG AAATTCTCCACCAAGTCAGACGTGTGGAGCTTCGGGATCCTCCTCTGGGAAATCTACTCCTTCGGGCGAGTGCCTTACCCGAGAATC CCCCTGAAGGACGTGGTACCCCGCGTGGAGAAGGGCTATAAGATGGATGCTCCGGACGGTTGCCCCGCCGTCGTCTACGAGGTGATGAAGAAGTGCTGGACCCTGGACCCCAGCCACCGGCCGTCCTTCCACCAGCTCCGCGAACAGCTAGTGCATATCAAAGAGAAGGAGCTCTACCTGTGA